A single genomic interval of Monodelphis domestica isolate mMonDom1 chromosome X, mMonDom1.pri, whole genome shotgun sequence harbors:
- the FMR1NB gene encoding FMR1 neighbor protein, giving the protein MPREVGQMHLLTYFVGCCIFWTLCTSLRPGFAVPLGLMLAKNDKLIEESRKILGEPEDGGINFFYPKTCRPKDGQKIEACDADEELNKTMCLRFNCCYSLEKKHDMACYSPLVDNIQLTLRFFILGITCLIFLVCVPICCCILCQKSTVPENLQGGNSEVTKILLQHSDTLENINDIEEEEEKEEKEEEEDNVDEDGNNGDGYNDDGDADDAIPEDTRKAKGKGKAK; this is encoded by the exons ATGCCGCGTGAAGTTGGCCAGATGCATTTACTTACCTATTTTGTAGGCTGTTGTATCTTCTGGACGCTCTGCACCAGCCTTAGGCCAG GTTTTGCAGTGCCACTTGGACTTATGTTGGCGAAAAATGATAAGTTAATTGAAGAATCTAGAAAAATATTAGGAGAACCAGAAGATGGTGGAATTAACTTCTTCTACCCAAAGA CTTGCAGACCAAAGGATGGACAGAAGATTGAAGCATGTGATGCAGACGAGGAACTTAATAAAACCATGTGTTTGCGATTCAACTGCTGCTATTCCCTTGAAAAAAAACATGACATGGCATGCTATTCTCCATTAGTCGACA ACATTCAGCTGACTCTTCGCTTCTTCATCCTTGGCATTACCTGCTTGATTTTCCTGGTGTGTGTTCCGATATGTTGCTGCATCCTTTGCCAAAAAAG cacagtgcctgaaaacTTACAAGGAGGTAACTCGGAAGTCACCAAGATCCTGCTGCAACATTCTGACACCCTGGAAAACATCAATGatattgaggaggaggaggagaaggaggagaaggaagaggaggaggataaTGTGGATGAGGATGGTAATAATGGTGATGGTTATAACGATGATGGTGATGCAGATGATGCAATTCCAGAAGACACTAGAAAAgcaaaaggcaaaggaaaagcaaaatag